The stretch of DNA CCACGCCAGCGACTCAACAGTAGAGAGGGTCACGTGACCCCCACCATCctcttgtctttttattttaccaaccCCTCTTATAGGAAGAGTGAGAGAGGGCGCAACCCCATGTTAACCCATCGCCAGAAATTCTATATCTGTTACCTAAAACTTTGTCGAATAATAATGATATAAAGGAAGGGGGAGAAACAAACATGTAGAGAGATAACCGCACACGACCGCGAGAATAAGGGAGAACACAACCAGATATTGTCTATCTTTTGATCGACAGATCGACCGCGTCCGATGGCTATCGACGTGatagacactttttttcttctcccttttttcagCTTTGCTTTCAATATTGAAAgctggtgtgtttttttttcttttttcacaacGGCCAAAATGCGGGACTGACTTTTTGTTGCCTACAGAATCGTGGGAATAGCAAGTTGGGAAGCTTTTCATGCTCGCCGTTTGAGCATCATCAAAACAGTTCAATAGAGAACGTACTACCAACTTTTAGTCGGTATGCTTGactttcaatttgtttgttcgtCGCTACTTCAAGCGATGTGTTATTACTATTGACTATTTACATCGCGTAGACGAACCACAAACAAATCTAAGACTTCAGATTTCATATGGGATATAAATGGGAATGGAAAGTCAACTTAAGCGGCGGAGATTACGCCCGTGAGTTTATTAACAGCGCAACGTATTCGTTTCgtaatcaattgttatttATCGTCGtcgtaattttaattttcggtTAACGTCACGCACCAGGCGTGATGTCCCCCACCGAATGTTCCTTTAGTAGATCAGTagcaaattaataaatacaATCAAGGGGGAGTGTAAAGTGAACTGAACGGGTTTTGTGATTGCTAACggaatgatttgaaaattgctTTGATTAACAACTAATTTAGATTATTaagaatattttattcaattttatgtGACCAAGtctgtttttttatgtaaacCTTAAAGATAAATTCGTGACGTTCAGATGCGTGGTTGCTGAACTTCTGCCTCCGATTAGATTAAAGCTTTGGCAAAAGTATTTGCATGCCGATCAGACTGTTTATCATGACCAGCTGTGACTTCCAACTCTTTACTGAAACTATTTCCATACACAAGGCATCCGTCTCAATGCTAATCTTTCACTGTCGAGCTTTGGCTTATATATCGCTAAATTTTGCTTCCAAGTCCAGCCCGGAATTTATTCCGCGTTCCCTGCTGATCCGGATATCGAGAACATTGGGGATCTTTATTGCTGCAAAGAATTATAAAACCGTAACAGCCTTCGCAAGGTTTCAAGCTTTAGTGAGGCTAATATATGTATGGGGACTGCAATATTATTCCATTAGTTGTGTTTAACGTCCGCAAGTCGCTACGGAGATGTGTTATTTTGGGGGGCTGCTATAGACGGACGCTTATCTCAAGAGTAAAGGCTCTCTGGTTAGCCCGGTGCTTCCGTGAACACGTAACGGACAGTTGAGAAGCTGTATTGTGTGGGCTGGTCTGCCGGGATCCTCCGGCAGATGGACAACAGGGACTTTTTCACGCTATTTGTAACCACGGAATGGCAAAGTTCCATAATAATTGAACGCCTGATACATTGGCCAATCGTCAGAGTAGCTGAAGGACAAGATGGGGAATCGAACGGGAGGTTATTATTACTCCtactaaaatatttaaacctCCATCGTGACCTAATTATCAAGCAACGCGCAATAAAACTGCCAGAATGATATGGGATCAAGTATCATTCGATTACGTATTTTCTACGTTGATTATAGAAAGttctaaaattgttttccagtGTTTTTAAACCTGACTGGTTTGGCGTTCGTGTAAGACGTATTCTATAACTGTCGGCGTCAGCTATCTTTTGGAACGGAAGAGAACATTTTCATCCGGACGATTGTTGAATAAATCGTAACCAGATGGCAGCTTCAGGAACGAGCTTTTCGAAAAAGtgaatgaataattaaattgcaaaaataaaaatagaaaagagggATGACTAGGTTACGTACATCAAATGTTTACGGACTGTTGGACAAATTCAATTGTGACGCTTACATTGCGCAGCAAAAGCGGTTGCAGGGTTTCTCAAACCGAACCGCCGATTGCGTTATGCAAACAGTGTGGTTTTGTTAGCAGGGACTCGATTTCAGCGATTATACGAGGATGTTCCTGTGTGGCGTCAGGACCCTCTTGGTcttaaaattttcgaatatttcagaattttcaCCCACAGACAAGGTTGTGAGTTAGAAAACCGGGCCTATAATCTGCATTCGTTCTACATATTATCAGCTATTTAATGAATCCTGACTGAATCAacaaaacggcaagagaacagttccagtcaaccacatggctcaggaataatcgtactccgtatcacaatttataatcaacgccaccacataatcaaaaaggaagaaaagagataaatgttTCCTACCTTATtaaagcctgggaaatacagccaggcatcacGCATTCATGCTCCATCCGCAGAAAAGTTAAATCAGcggaataggaaaaagggggtcctcgtgaatacacccacacacacatggtgtacacgaggacagaggaGAAttgaagaaaggggaagaagagatccatAACTCGAACGATGTATCAGTGGTTTCTCCAatcaaatctaaataaaaagtaaaaaatggtttacgaaaaaatatttacagaaataACAAGTATGGGAAAGTTGAAAATCAAACAGTTggcataaaattaaattaataataaacgGGAGAATCTAAGATTTCCATATAAAACATTGTAATTATGCAAGTCATGAaccattaaaatatctagcaggcaacaggaataaaagtaacgaaaatcatttacCCAAACAATGATatgctgagattgttgctgatgacataCCAGCACATGCAATACTCGCATGTCTCTTGGTCATGATGGCTGGTTCAGGCCTCAAATATCTGCTATCACCTCAAACATCTAAcattcacaaatttggaacaggtttataaccttctatttaagctcccataatcatgctatttgtattcttagtttaaTTTACCTGCTGAACAGCATGAAGCTATTAAGCGATTCTATAAAGAGACGCGACCAGACTTGACACgatgaccacatttttgtaagtTATTTGCTGTGCTCATTTGTCGTGAATTCGcgatgtttttaaaaaagcagacgacCTTTTTCCCCTAATGAGCCATGTTTATtgattaagatatcgatataattaaaaatcgacccacTCTTCCCCTCTAAATCCAACCCACTGAAAACCTTAAAAGCGGTTTTGCGCTcgacatccgctgaacggatcgggattattttcGTATAAATTAATAAGTCTCAGCAAATTACACTAAGCCCCCTACCGCAGTTAAGGTACAAGTtaaaatttgcacgaaacccgCAGATAATTGCTTTATTTAGACCGAAACTCGCCACAATGACAACCTCCAGGATTATTTGTTTACCAAgagtcacatttttttttaatgatgtcAACTCAACATGGTCAGACTGGTTGTATTAAATCACAACAGCaatcaaacaatttaacaaaatgtaATAAGTATAACGGTGACCAAGCGCAGATAGGACTAGACATTGCTAAACACTTGATAACGGACAAGTATAAAGGGAAATACAGATGGCGacataaaaattgtttaagattagaaaaatgtattaatcAGCACGGCCAGCAAGCACGGCCGCTATTTAGATCCTTTGCCAAGTTCTAATTCTGGTCTCCTTTCGCTTGCATCGTTGCCAACGAACCCaagcagattttttttaagtgtacaGAGGAGGAAAAGGTGTAGGTTTCCAGGATGAGGAGCAACAATGAAACTGAGGAACGGATATCTTGATCTTACACAGCTGCCGACGACAGAAATTTTGGGCCAACAACACTCAGTTACTTCTTTCCTGTTTGTGAAAGTATATTGATCTCAATTCAAACTCTTTACAGATTTTTGGAAATTCGTTCTTACCCTTTCCGTCCTTCTTGTCTCCCTTTCCATCCTTCTTATCGCCTCCTTTCTGTTGTGTcaagtttttaaaagtaaacaattcaatcaattaGTTACGCAACAAATATTGAAAGCGTTTAATATGGATGGCAATCAATACTTACATCTCCGCCTTTGCCACCTTTATTGTCACCGCCTGGAGATATAAATCAATATAAGAGACATTGTAAAGACGGTTTAGATGATAGTCTTAacattgaattatttcataCCTTTCTTGGGAGGCATTGCTCTGAGTTTGTACTAAGTGCGAGTGGATGAAAACTGCTAGATTCCAGTCCAGTCTGGCGACGAATGAATACTCTCTGCGATTTTAACTGGAGCGGATTCACAACAAACTGTAGTCGTGGACATAGCCAAGGGGACGTCGTCGATATGTTACACGAGCACGCACCATCGAGAGGAGGAGTCGAGTCACGTGACACAGTTCTCCGGATTTCCCGATTGGTTCCTCCGGCAGACGAGATCCAGATTGTTCGGGACAAAACTGCGTGTTTAAACAGTTTGGCTGGATATTCAAAAATCGatcaatcaaaatcattttagGCTGCACATCTAAATATTCCATGTGACTTGgacttaaaataattttttggttaatgGCATATTCCTTTACCATCTATATGCAAAGCAATATGGATAAGGTACTTCAAATTTTAACTTACTAAAAGACAACGCAGCGGAGATGTTATCGGCCATTGAGCTGTTGCAGCTTAGAATAGGGGGGCCAGGCAAAaattcgtatttttctttctcgtgtTTGTAAATAGCTGCACGAggtacaaaataaaactggttTCAACTGGATCGCCAAGGATATATGCTTACGGGTGGGACTCTTGCTATTCTGGTTTGTAGGCGCGCGGGTATTGATCCGGCAGTGAATCGACAGACCGTAGACGGTAGCGAGTAGAACCCATCATATACTGGATgcgaaagagagaaacgacctaaacaatcaaaacattaatCGAGGagacattttgaaaacaacaacaacaacaaacaaaaaacgaaaacaattaATACTTGCACCAGCAGGAAAACATTTCGATCAGGAAGAGATCTAATCTAATCAACAACCGCTTTTGTTTTGGGAACAAAAGAGTGGACCGGCGTTGAAGTGGAACTGCGTCACATGAGTCCACAAGTCTATCAGCAGGTTACACGCAGAAGGTCATTTGACCTGTGTACACGGGTTGCACCCAGTGAAAggaggtaaaaacaaaacaaaaacattcatGTGTAAAACTACGATTTACTACGTACTGTAAATTGTTCTTAAGCAGCGAGTCCTATGACACACCTGATGATAAAGAACCAGGATGCATCATGTGATATTCATGACATTACTCGGCTAtagtaattataaaaatgacGCCAACCccaaagaatttcaaaatatccTTTTATCACTTGCTCTCCCATGTTGTTTATGAGAAGCACAGCCGTTGCTGGAAAAGCGAAATGCCGTTTCAGAAAATGTATTTCTGAACTGAAATGGCCTCAAGGTTCAAACGTCTTTTAAACGaagttttcttttagaaaaatgccctcaaaacttgaaaaattgccCTAATAAACCGGTAATAACAAGTTCTTAAAATTTAAGGATCATCAGATTGCCTTACATCTCTTATTTAGCCCACCCGATCTATACAGTACATATAAGCACGGAAAACTGCAACCTGTTCAATTTGTGATATCAACCCCCAAGCAAATGCAAGGCGATCGAATGCGCaacacaaaggaaaaaaaaaatagtaaataagtgtccaaaaaaatatgtcgGTGTTAAATTCTGGGCGTCCTTTATAGCGAATGTTCTAGAACATTCTGGGGAAACATAGTCACGTGGTGTGATTTTACCCCGTGAGCGCCGGGACGAACCAATCGCACCGGGGCAAAATTCTACTATATAAGGACCTACTGCCGGGGTCTGTCAACGCGCAGTTTCTTAGTACCAATCGCATCCCGTACTTACAACCTTCAGTCAGACTCTCTCAAACTACTTCGTTCAAGATGCCAAAGAAATCCGACAGCAAACCTAAAGCCGAAGTAAGTAATCTAGCGAATTAGTatgctgtttttcttttgtgttgtatGCAATAACTTACCAAGTGTTATTCCGTTTGTTTGAATCTGTAGAAGGTGACCGAGGAGAAAAAGGTCGAGAAGAAGGAGGATGCTAAGAAAgatagcaaaaagaaataatccgGAAAAGATGCTTCCTTTGTCATGGCGGTACGTACAGCTGCTATGAAAATCGCAGCCGCTCATTTGTTCTTACCCTGGAGACATGCCATGCAAAACAGTCCTGAGGACATCATCGTACTCTTAATTTTtcctaaaaatgaatttgattttatacCGAAAATTATGTTTGAAATTGATCATTCCTCTTAATAAATGATTTAACCTTTCGGTAATGATGTGTTCTTGACTTCCTGGTTTTATTATCTTCCTTCGATAATTTCAAGCGGCGTTCAAAATAATCTTTCGAAATGAAATAAGTGAAATTAAATGATAACTATATAAAGTTAATTATTACCGCTACCTTATTCTTTAAATCATTAAAACGTTCTGGCTACTGCGCTCTCAAGTTCTTGCAACTCGCCACAAAAGATTCATAAGGGAACCTTTTTAACAAACCACACGAATGAATACttaaaactgataaaataaatttataactaTCTAGTAGTTACCAGTTTGCTTGTCCATGAAAGCCTCCGGTCAGAGCTTGTTTTCGTAATAAGATaacgcaaaagaaaaaaaaaatcgatgggAATTAATTATCCTAAAATCAAAGATTAGTTACATTTTTAGATTAAGACGTAAATTACATATCAGGAGTTAGAAACTGAGTATCAATTATTGGTAACATAGGTTATCATATTTCTTGCTTCTTGAGACTTTAAACATGAACCGAATGTTGGTAACACGAGTGCCCATGACATGGACGGATAACGTCTGGTCTCTAGGAAGTATAAAAATAGATGGCTAAATGATCTAGTTTTCTGCATTTAGGTTCGCAATTAATAGCTGGAGTGAGTCAATTACTCACCACCTACAGAAACACAATGATCAACCTTTTACATTCATGGCTATTAGCCAACCAATCCGTCGCGGCATTGACACGCGACAACTGTATTGTTTTGTTCTTCGTACACGCGACATCTGCAAATCTCGAACATATCTGCTCTTTTTTACAACTGCAAATTAATaagggaaaaataatattgaatcTCATAATATCAGAAATTTAAGGGCGGTAGAGTTTCAGGGATTTAGCCAATTTGAAATGTGGGGCAGTGCAACACAGATGACACGACTTTtgacaagattttgaaaaacgtCATTGTTAGGACATTGTCATCCTCAAAAACTTGGCCATAGGAACAAACACAATCCGTAAAGTtttgtatatatgtatatataatatagatatatatatatgtacgttTAGATATATATCTATGGCTCTGATAATTCTGTATTATTTGGACTTGGTTGGGTGGAATTGATTTGGATGGGAAAATGAATGGTACATTGGGAGGCATAGGGACTGGTGAGCAGATGTTGACATGGCAGGTCCAACTGGTAGCAGCCATCAACCGCATGATCGAACAGGTGATTTACTTTATCAACACTTACTGGATATGGTGGTGCGCTTTCTTGTACACCACGATGTGAATACTGACTATGACTAGATGAAGAAACGGGGTAAAGATAGGAGCAGCAAGGCTCAACTTCCCTAAGCTCTGAGTTGAGCAGCAAGCTCCATTCCATTGGTCACAAATCAGGGAATCTGTTAGTTtggaacattaaaaaaaaaccaaaaaacaagtAGATTTTAAGTTTCAACGTTATGTCTTTGCAGAATTGTCATACCTTCCGGGGTTCTCGGTATAATCCTTGGGGATTTGAAACAAAGAATCTGGCATATTGTTGCGAAATTCAAAGTCTTGAAAATTAACTCGTGTTGTTATGGTCGGTAAAATTGGAATGTCAACTTTTACGGGAAAACCGGGCGGTAGTTTCATTTCAACGAATTCACGGAGCTTGCTAAAATGTTTGACAGGCGCTACAACTTCCAACACATCTAACAGCATCGCTTTGGATAACGGAAAATCTTGGCACTTGAAAATGtaagaatgaaaatatttcctgAGTGGTAAGTACATTTGGttatcaagaaaaaaggagatgcGTTAATACCATGGCAACAGTAGCGCGGAATGTTTTAGACACATCTTTGCATATGAGTTGTCTACCCAAATTTGGAGGGTGACTACAATTGATGTAATCATTCCAGCTGAGGATCGTTTTAATTGGCGCAGGTAAAGACCCTCTGCGTATGGGTTCGCCGTTGCTGGTCTCAGTCAAACTCGAACTAGAACCTTTCGTCAGGGTCTCCATCAAAGCCTTATTTTTGCGAAGGTCTTCTTGAGTAAGGTGTTCTCTCCTCTTGCGGGATTCAAAAACCAAACCTCcaatagaaaagaattcaGCCTGATATGGACCCACCATTTCCTGAACGAAAAAGTATACAATTTGAGAATGTAGGTGCTTTAAGGAAGAAAACACTTATCGTTACCGTTTTGTCagcacgaaaaaagaaaccagttTGAGCGCGGTTGAACGTAATGAAACGTGTCGACATTTGAACAGCTACTATATCGTTACTCATTAGGATATCGACTTCGTCTTCTATCTCACTCTCCGATTCCTACTTagacaaaaccaaaatttaattgtttactGTAAAATTGGAAAACGCATTTCAAAACTTTACCTGATACCGAATTTGTTGATAAACTTTCTGTTTGTTATCTAGTATAAAAAGTGACTGTTGTCGTTCGGCTTCTCCATTAAATACAATACTTATGTCCCCACGCTCCCAATGCATGTCAGTAAAATCAACTAAAGTTGTATCAACCCGTATTTTTGAACCTTTCTTATGGATGCGACAAATATCAGACGGCAGTATGCGTGATACCAATGGTACTACatcacaaataaataaaaatcttactTCCAATTAAATGGTCATTTCTAAATTGGAATGAAACCTACCCC from Daphnia pulex isolate KAP4 chromosome 4, ASM2113471v1 encodes:
- the LOC124192719 gene encoding ankyrin repeat domain-containing protein 13C-A-like, with the translated sequence MADDSSSLFPLHSCVYRNDIRQLSSLLRTTDINQKDKHGNTVLHLAVMLGHKECIHLLLAHNAQVKIKNGLGWNPLAEAISYGDRQTILLLLRKLKQQSKEQLEERRPKLIQALKQMGDFYLQLKWDFQSWVPLVSRILPSDICRIHKKGSKIRVDTTLVDFTDMHWERGDISIVFNGEAERQQSLFILDNKQKVYQQIRYQESESEIEDEVDILMSNDIVAVQMSTRFITFNRAQTGFFFRADKTEMVGPYQAEFFSIGGLVFESRKRREHLTQEDLRKNKALMETLTKGSSSSLTETSNGEPIRRGSLPAPIKTILSWNDYINCSHPPNLGRQLICKDVSKTFRATVAMCQDFPLSKAMLLDVLEVVAPVKHFSKLREFVEMKLPPGFPVKVDIPILPTITTRVNFQDFEFRNNMPDSLFQIPKDYTENPGRFPDL